The Pecten maximus chromosome 12, xPecMax1.1, whole genome shotgun sequence genome includes a region encoding these proteins:
- the LOC117339001 gene encoding RUS1 family protein homolog — translation MNNKRVQQRLNNKRVQQRLNNKRLQQRLNNKRVQQRLNNKRVQQRLNNKRVQQRLNNKRVQQRLNNKRVQQRLNSKRLQQRLNNKRVQQRLNKRVQRLNNKRLQQRLNNKRLQQRLNKREQRLNNKRLQQRLNNKRLQQRLNDKRLQQRMNNKRLQQRLNNKRLQQRLNNKRLQQRLNNKRETTTTDSFLLLLKSCTFRFTSKLIFLSV, via the coding sequence ATGAACAACAAACGAGTACAACAACGACTGAACAACAAACGAGTACAACAACGACTGAACAACAAACGACTACAACAACGACTGAACAACAAACGAGTACAACAACGACTGAACAATAAACGAGTACAACAACGACTGAACAACAAACGAGTACAACAACGACTGAACAACAAACGAGTACAACAACGACTGAACAACAAACGAGTACAACAACGACTGAACAGCAAACGACTACAACAACGACTGAACAACAAACGAGTACAACAACGACTGAACAAACGAGTACAACGACTGAACAACAAACGACTACAACAACGACTGAACAACAAACGACTACAACAACGACTGAACAAACGAGAACAACGACTGAACAACAAACGACTACAACAACGACTGAACAACAAACGACTACAACAACGACTGAACGACAAACGACTTCAACAACGAATGAACAATAAACGACTACAACAACGACTGAACAACAAACGACTACAACAACGACTGAACAACAAACGACTACAACAACGACTGAACAACAAACGAGAAACAACAACGACTGATAGTTTCTTGTTATTATTGAAAAGCTGTACATTTAGGTTTACAAGCAAATTGATTTTCTTATCGGTTTGA